From a single Longimicrobiaceae bacterium genomic region:
- a CDS encoding YfhO family protein has protein sequence MTDRQETERKSSHGGLSIGGWTALAIYFALAVAYFLPAFLPGQHIYGSDYLAGGYFFHEFISARFAEGALPKWVPYVYGGLPLFANPGSTYYPFRFLADLIFPVSKVWPTLFVIQFTLAGIGMYLLARELKARPWVAFVAGLTFQFTGVIMSWVLAGHEGRIIVATFLPLLFYLLHAGIRTASLPAFAGSAAVIGFCLLSFQIQNSYYLLLSGAIWAVFLIFSLGVHRDRLRLAKVLAMGLGAVAFGFALASVNFLPFLDYVAQSPRGESGGRGYEYSVSFSMPLPELSAVAVPELIGYLDTYRGTNPMKLHTEYVGAVVLLLAAVGFYNARRNRYWWLFVGLGVFALTIALGGSTPIYRLWYEILPGTKRFRAPGIAFFVVAFALVCMATLALERLAEAVEERTKPLRGIRGDDAELRVVPLILAAVVVVGFLLGGMAAGEAGPAAYRFALFAAGTGVILWLWLRGSMGTTLVALLLSAIAVLDLWIVDRDFFDTVPPPDEMFAADDVVNFLQQQPEPFRVWHLPFPAGMVYRGVAGNYLMHFGIEQAGGEHGNQLQRWNEYLGAGQETYVDWHNFLRDPQVVSTPEGGQAIGFTSTPGFLEAANVRYVVSAVPLSHPNLRLAYAGSAAVYEDTAALPRAYLVPEIEIVPGEDAALERMERDGFEPTQVALVSTDEPLEVPGGELTGEARVTEHEPDRVVVQANPSRPAMLVLADNYYQGWVARIDGEETPIYRVNHTLRGVVVPAGEHQVEFTYEPTDLFTGFYIYLVGMAILALYGLWLLVGIMRRRRVAHDV, from the coding sequence ATGACCGATCGACAGGAAACGGAACGGAAATCCTCCCACGGCGGTCTCTCCATAGGCGGATGGACCGCTCTGGCGATCTACTTCGCCCTCGCCGTGGCCTACTTCCTCCCGGCCTTCCTTCCCGGTCAGCACATCTACGGGAGCGACTACCTGGCGGGCGGATACTTCTTCCACGAGTTCATCTCGGCTCGCTTTGCGGAGGGGGCGCTCCCCAAGTGGGTACCCTACGTGTACGGCGGTCTCCCGCTCTTCGCCAACCCGGGGAGCACGTACTACCCGTTTCGCTTCCTGGCCGACCTGATCTTTCCCGTCTCGAAGGTCTGGCCTACGCTGTTCGTGATCCAGTTCACCCTGGCGGGGATCGGGATGTACCTGCTCGCCCGCGAGCTCAAGGCACGGCCGTGGGTGGCGTTCGTTGCGGGGCTGACCTTCCAGTTCACCGGGGTCATCATGTCCTGGGTACTGGCGGGCCACGAGGGTCGCATCATCGTGGCGACCTTCCTGCCCCTGCTCTTCTACCTGCTGCACGCCGGGATCCGCACCGCTTCCCTTCCCGCCTTCGCCGGGTCCGCGGCGGTCATCGGGTTCTGCCTGCTCTCGTTTCAGATCCAGAACTCCTACTACCTGCTCCTCTCGGGGGCCATCTGGGCCGTTTTCCTGATCTTCTCCCTGGGCGTCCATCGCGACCGGCTGCGGCTGGCGAAGGTGCTCGCCATGGGTCTGGGTGCCGTGGCCTTCGGTTTTGCGCTCGCGTCGGTGAACTTCCTCCCCTTCCTCGACTACGTGGCGCAATCGCCGCGCGGCGAGAGCGGCGGGCGGGGATACGAATACTCGGTGTCGTTCTCGATGCCGCTGCCGGAGCTGTCCGCCGTCGCCGTGCCGGAGCTGATCGGCTACCTGGACACCTACCGCGGCACCAATCCCATGAAGCTCCACACGGAGTACGTGGGCGCGGTCGTGCTCCTGCTGGCTGCGGTGGGCTTCTACAACGCCCGGCGGAACCGGTACTGGTGGCTCTTCGTCGGCCTGGGAGTCTTTGCCCTGACCATCGCCCTGGGAGGAAGCACCCCGATCTACCGGCTGTGGTACGAGATCCTGCCGGGAACCAAGCGCTTCCGCGCGCCGGGGATTGCCTTCTTTGTCGTCGCCTTCGCGCTGGTCTGCATGGCCACGCTCGCGCTGGAACGCCTGGCGGAGGCGGTCGAGGAGCGCACAAAGCCGCTCCGGGGGATCAGGGGCGACGACGCCGAACTGCGGGTTGTACCGTTGATCCTGGCCGCGGTGGTGGTCGTCGGCTTCCTCCTGGGCGGAATGGCCGCCGGCGAGGCCGGACCGGCCGCCTACCGCTTCGCTCTCTTCGCCGCGGGGACCGGGGTCATTCTCTGGCTCTGGCTGCGCGGATCGATGGGGACGACGCTGGTGGCGCTCCTCCTCTCGGCGATCGCCGTGCTCGACCTGTGGATCGTGGATCGCGACTTCTTCGACACCGTGCCGCCTCCGGACGAGATGTTCGCGGCGGACGACGTCGTGAATTTCCTCCAGCAGCAGCCTGAGCCTTTCCGCGTGTGGCACCTTCCCTTCCCCGCCGGGATGGTCTATCGCGGCGTGGCGGGCAATTATCTGATGCACTTCGGCATCGAGCAGGCTGGTGGCGAACACGGGAACCAGCTTCAGCGCTGGAACGAGTACCTGGGAGCCGGTCAGGAGACCTACGTCGACTGGCACAACTTCCTGCGGGATCCGCAGGTGGTAAGCACGCCCGAGGGAGGTCAGGCGATCGGCTTCACCAGCACACCTGGCTTCCTCGAGGCGGCCAACGTCCGCTACGTGGTCAGCGCCGTGCCGCTGTCGCATCCGAACCTGCGGCTGGCATACGCCGGATCCGCCGCCGTGTACGAGGATACCGCGGCTCTTCCCCGTGCCTACCTGGTGCCGGAAATAGAAATCGTTCCGGGTGAGGACGCCGCGCTCGAGCGCATGGAGCGAGACGGCTTCGAGCCGACGCAAGTCGCCCTGGTGAGCACGGACGAGCCGCTGGAGGTCCCCGGCGGCGAGCTGACGGGCGAAGCGCGAGTCACCGAGCACGAGCCCGACCGTGTGGTGGTGCAGGCAAACCCGTCCCGCCCCGCCATGCTGGTGTTGGCGGACAACTACTACCAGGGGTGGGTGGCGCGAATCGACGGCGAGGAAACCCCGATCTACCGGGTGAACCACACGCTGCGAGGCGTGGTCGTGCCGGCGGGGGAGCACCAGGTCGAGTTCACCTACGAGCCGACGGACCTGTTCACCGGCTTCTATATCTACCTGGTCGGGATGGCGATCCTCGCGCTGTACGGGCTCTGGCTGCTCGTGGGTATCATGCGCCGGAGGCGGGTGGCGCATGACGTCTGA
- a CDS encoding TonB-dependent receptor produces MSWSLLLLLLWPGVRLQAQQITVRGQVVNAATEEPIQGASVTVVETGQSTATDAEGRFTVSVPGPDASLSVTVLGYETAEVALGGQTNVVVRLQQSAVALEGVVVVGYGTQQRSDVTGSVSTIDQRQLEDRATVTIEQSLQGAVPGVSITTTGAGAEPNNTFQIRGRNSITASNEPLIVVDGIPYEGPISEINQNDVAAISVLKDASAAAIYGARGSNGVILITTKKGGGAPRIAYEGYAGVQQITNLPRLMTGPEFARFKCERLNGGVNCEDALTATELENLNAGRWVDWLDLATRTGTQQQHNLSFSGGAGGTRFYIAGSLLDVAGVANNDDFERYSLRVNLDQELKSWLRLGTSTHMSYTDRSGMDANFEAAFFMNPLTNAFNPDGTLTTTPWPEDVFWGNPLDGTLVVDDDVSRRIFTSNYLELDLPIDGLTYRLNAGIDFANHELGRYWGRNTRTGLDRQGRAITENATRFDWTAENVLRFQRDFGAHGLDLTALLSVQGNNVEEDHLASEGFPNDVLTYYQANVGALVEPSYVVSHSRLVSQMGRLNYSYDERYLVTLTARRDGYSGFGSNYKYGVFPSFALGWNVSNEPFFPAEGPVTSLKLRASWGKNGNQAISPYRTLARLSDESYVENGMTAPGFIPSALGNPDLRWETTTSLNVGLDFGFWGDRLTGSIDAYRARTRDLLLNRLISPVHGITRITENIGKTANKGIELQLSSLNLDRPDLSWRTDFNISANRNEIVDLYGDGQDDVANRWFIGHPINVLYDYEFDGIWQEGDDIANSAQPDAVPGDVRIVDQNGDGVINTDDRTFVGDLEPDYIAGLINTFTYKGVSLSASLYTVQGVERENNLRALNLVHTELRRNTIWQDYWTPENPSNTVPRNSDDSNPFSVPFLEDASFIRLRDVTLSYDLPPSFTERLGAGSMRVYLNGRNLWTHTDWTGMDPELSNANQRGVPLERVIVGGVNVQF; encoded by the coding sequence ATGAGCTGGTCACTCCTCCTTCTCCTCCTCTGGCCCGGCGTCAGACTGCAGGCACAGCAGATCACCGTTCGGGGTCAGGTGGTGAACGCAGCGACCGAAGAGCCGATTCAGGGTGCCTCGGTCACCGTCGTGGAGACCGGCCAGAGCACCGCCACCGACGCTGAGGGCCGGTTCACGGTGAGTGTCCCGGGGCCGGATGCTTCCCTTAGCGTCACCGTGCTCGGTTACGAGACCGCCGAGGTCGCCCTCGGCGGACAGACCAACGTCGTGGTCCGCCTGCAGCAGAGCGCCGTGGCCCTGGAAGGGGTCGTGGTGGTGGGTTACGGAACACAGCAGCGGAGCGACGTGACCGGGTCGGTGTCCACGATCGACCAACGGCAGCTCGAGGATCGCGCCACGGTCACCATCGAACAATCGCTGCAGGGCGCCGTCCCCGGCGTCTCCATCACCACCACCGGCGCCGGCGCGGAGCCCAATAACACCTTTCAGATCCGCGGACGGAACTCGATCACGGCCAGCAATGAGCCACTGATCGTAGTCGACGGAATCCCTTACGAAGGGCCGATCTCGGAGATCAACCAGAACGACGTAGCCGCGATCAGCGTGCTCAAGGACGCCTCCGCCGCCGCGATTTACGGTGCCCGCGGATCGAACGGCGTCATCCTCATCACCACCAAGAAGGGCGGCGGCGCCCCCCGGATCGCTTACGAGGGATACGCGGGCGTGCAGCAGATCACCAATCTGCCACGCCTGATGACCGGGCCTGAGTTCGCCCGGTTCAAGTGCGAACGGTTGAACGGCGGGGTCAACTGTGAGGATGCTCTCACTGCGACCGAGCTGGAGAACCTGAACGCGGGCCGCTGGGTTGACTGGCTCGACCTGGCGACGCGCACCGGCACCCAGCAGCAACACAACCTCTCCTTCTCCGGTGGCGCCGGCGGCACGCGCTTCTACATCGCCGGATCGCTGCTCGATGTGGCCGGGGTTGCCAACAACGACGATTTCGAGCGCTACTCCCTCCGCGTGAACCTCGACCAGGAGCTCAAGTCCTGGCTACGCCTCGGAACCAGCACCCACATGTCCTACACGGACCGGAGTGGGATGGACGCGAACTTCGAGGCGGCCTTCTTCATGAACCCGCTCACCAACGCCTTCAACCCGGACGGCACGCTCACCACCACGCCCTGGCCAGAGGACGTCTTCTGGGGTAATCCGCTCGACGGGACCCTGGTGGTCGACGATGACGTGAGTCGGCGGATCTTCACCAGCAACTATCTCGAACTCGACCTTCCGATCGACGGATTGACCTACCGCCTCAACGCGGGGATCGACTTCGCCAACCACGAGCTGGGTCGCTACTGGGGCCGTAACACGCGGACGGGGCTCGATAGGCAGGGACGCGCAATCACCGAAAACGCCACCCGCTTCGATTGGACCGCCGAGAACGTCCTGCGTTTCCAGCGGGATTTCGGCGCCCACGGCCTGGACCTCACCGCGCTGCTCAGCGTCCAGGGGAACAACGTCGAAGAGGACCACCTCGCCTCAGAAGGTTTCCCCAACGACGTGCTCACCTACTACCAGGCCAACGTAGGTGCGCTGGTGGAGCCGTCGTACGTGGTGAGCCACTCCCGGCTGGTCTCGCAGATGGGACGCCTGAACTACAGCTACGACGAACGCTATCTGGTCACGTTGACCGCCCGTCGTGACGGCTACTCCGGGTTCGGATCGAACTACAAATACGGTGTGTTCCCCTCGTTCGCGCTCGGCTGGAACGTCTCGAACGAGCCGTTCTTCCCGGCCGAAGGGCCGGTGACCTCACTCAAGCTGCGCGCCTCATGGGGCAAGAATGGTAACCAGGCAATCTCGCCCTATCGGACCCTCGCACGCCTGAGTGACGAGTCGTACGTGGAGAACGGGATGACCGCACCCGGGTTCATCCCGTCTGCACTCGGCAACCCCGATCTCCGCTGGGAGACGACGACTTCGCTCAACGTCGGCCTCGACTTCGGCTTCTGGGGAGATCGATTGACCGGCAGCATCGACGCGTACCGGGCGCGCACCCGCGACCTGCTGCTGAACCGGCTGATCTCACCGGTGCATGGGATCACGCGCATCACCGAGAACATCGGGAAGACGGCGAACAAAGGGATCGAGCTGCAGCTCTCGTCCCTCAACCTCGACCGGCCGGATCTTTCCTGGCGCACGGACTTCAACATCTCTGCGAACCGGAACGAGATCGTCGACCTCTACGGCGACGGTCAGGACGACGTCGCCAACCGGTGGTTCATTGGCCACCCGATCAATGTGCTCTACGACTACGAGTTCGATGGGATCTGGCAGGAGGGCGACGACATCGCCAACTCGGCACAGCCTGACGCGGTCCCCGGCGACGTGCGTATCGTGGATCAGAACGGTGACGGCGTGATCAACACCGACGATCGCACATTCGTCGGCGACCTCGAGCCGGACTACATCGCCGGTCTGATCAACACCTTCACATACAAGGGCGTCTCCCTCAGCGCGTCCCTCTACACCGTTCAGGGAGTGGAGCGCGAGAACAATCTGCGGGCGCTGAACCTGGTGCACACGGAGTTGCGCAGAAACACCATCTGGCAGGATTACTGGACCCCGGAAAACCCGAGCAACACCGTGCCGCGCAACAGCGATGATTCGAACCCCTTCAGTGTCCCCTTCCTGGAGGATGCCAGCTTCATCCGGCTAAGAGACGTCACCCTCTCCTACGACCTGCCGCCCTCCTTCACTGAGCGGCTTGGGGCGGGCTCAATGCGCGTCTACCTCAACGGACGGAACCTGTGGACGCACACCGACTGGACGGGGATGGACCCGGAGCTGAGCAACGCCAACCAGCGGGGTGTGCCCCTGGAGCGGGTGATCGTGGGAGGAGTCAATGTCCAGTTCTGA
- a CDS encoding RagB/SusD family nutrient uptake outer membrane protein, whose product MATTASGMGRIFNEWGVRNNPQEGFYLDIWTWLYQTINAANTIIQRAENPDIDWTERQKNEILAQARLFRAWAYRHLTYLWGDVPLNLEEASGESIRTDWERTPKAEVWAQMEDDLLFAEQYLPEIPSSPGRVSKAVARHYLAELYLAMDRPAEAEEKAAAVINGGNYTLITERYGAKASEPGVPFMDQFQDGNVNRDQGNTEALWVFQYQVDTPGGGQSIMRRYWVNRYYTIPGLQVSAEYGGRGIGRLGITSWALNLYEPQDDRGSDFAIRKFYLYNDPDRLPEGKELGDTVYLSWEQESETNEYWPSTRKWDWVDPQDIDGARQYQNQPYLRLAETYLLLAEAQMKQGKLAEAAENINIVRRRSNASEIGPDDVTLDFILDERSRELVTEEHRRYTLIRTGTLLERVKKYNPLAAPNIVERDTLFPIPQAVIDANVDTPMPQNPGY is encoded by the coding sequence TTGGCAACCACCGCGTCCGGAATGGGGCGGATCTTCAATGAATGGGGCGTGCGCAACAATCCCCAGGAGGGCTTCTATCTCGACATCTGGACCTGGCTCTACCAGACCATAAACGCCGCGAACACGATCATCCAGCGCGCGGAGAACCCCGACATCGACTGGACCGAACGGCAGAAGAACGAGATCCTGGCCCAGGCGCGCCTGTTCCGCGCTTGGGCGTACCGCCACCTGACGTACTTATGGGGTGACGTGCCGTTGAATCTGGAGGAAGCTTCCGGCGAATCGATCCGCACAGACTGGGAGCGGACGCCGAAAGCCGAAGTGTGGGCGCAGATGGAGGATGACCTCCTGTTCGCCGAGCAGTATCTGCCGGAGATACCCTCGAGCCCCGGGCGTGTGAGCAAGGCCGTGGCGCGCCACTATCTGGCGGAGCTCTACCTGGCCATGGATCGTCCGGCCGAGGCGGAGGAAAAGGCGGCTGCGGTGATAAACGGTGGCAACTACACTCTGATCACCGAACGCTATGGCGCAAAGGCCTCCGAACCGGGCGTGCCCTTCATGGATCAGTTTCAGGACGGCAACGTCAACCGCGACCAGGGGAATACCGAGGCGCTCTGGGTCTTCCAGTACCAGGTCGACACGCCGGGCGGTGGGCAGAGCATCATGCGGCGATATTGGGTGAACCGCTACTACACCATCCCCGGGCTCCAGGTATCCGCGGAATACGGCGGACGCGGCATCGGACGGTTGGGGATTACGTCGTGGGCGCTCAACCTTTACGAACCGCAGGACGATCGCGGCTCCGACTTCGCCATTCGGAAGTTCTACCTCTACAACGATCCCGACCGCCTGCCCGAAGGAAAGGAGCTCGGGGACACCGTATACCTCAGCTGGGAGCAGGAGTCGGAGACGAACGAATACTGGCCGAGCACCCGCAAATGGGACTGGGTCGACCCGCAAGACATCGACGGAGCTCGTCAGTACCAGAACCAGCCGTACTTGCGTCTCGCCGAAACCTACCTCCTACTGGCCGAGGCGCAGATGAAGCAGGGCAAGCTCGCCGAGGCCGCGGAGAACATCAACATCGTCCGCCGCCGGTCGAACGCCTCTGAGATCGGCCCTGACGACGTCACGCTGGATTTCATCCTGGACGAGCGCTCGCGCGAGCTGGTCACCGAGGAGCACCGGCGCTATACGCTGATCCGCACCGGTACCCTGTTGGAGCGGGTGAAGAAGTACAATCCGCTCGCCGCGCCGAACATCGTCGAGCGTGATACCCTCTTCCCGATCCCCCAGGCGGTGATCGACGCCAATGTGGATACGCCGATGCCGCAGAACCCGGGGTATTGA
- a CDS encoding glycoside hydrolase family 2 TIM barrel-domain containing protein: MMAVAGLRQSGKAQRWSRWRQLLLGALLPLVPTESVAQGPLQVLAFTDTSSVRIEVEVPNAATLVGAAVNATIVNETDSTHLWSGELGQLAVAEGDVGRLTARLEGLDPLRWSPESPHLYRLTVEVAHASTTLRSTARIGFRRFEVRDGRFLLNGRPVFLKGNSINPPDRTLPDSLDENPRFAREYLQALKRSGVNIIRLTRHSQVWFDVADEVGMLIFQGHYGTPEGGGATYPPRQPLEQSLQWYREEVFEPLVNHPSVVIYVLSNEQAAPEISYKSRGHEEIERFLTNVYRELRRWDDTRPYIGNAGYGFGRSGDVCDLHRYWGWYYNSFLSYYTLRDPHVCWRSDRVQPITLTEAVGNYTGVDGRFNLVSRSKQPDSQLNWTGHAPDSEQAERGLAHQALVAKQAIEITRRLRARNPYLAGIMPFSIPFYRWWGIRSFAEMGSKPVLDQFAVSYQPVLLSWELWTPQVYAGSTLRPVAHVVNDAESGEGLDDLVLHYALVDSAGTKRAEGRLPFPDVAYYQAVGTRLEIRLPEDLPTGEYMLRGRLERNAEVISRNETPIFVAGRDFVGEPARIDRTVVLYDPRGATGAALRNLGVPFRAASDLAGLDPEADLLVIGAEAWDETLADSAEALRAFVDEGGRAIVLRQSADRFDPSWLPTAVRLQTEELDHPLVYPGGRPFRNALAVNPERLDHPVFDGIDRDRLYLWSDYTGWDEGRPGFPAVYPVTSGFVLTDRDHLAHTAVLANYDHGLEGVALVEMFSGEGSVILSGFDLVNRSGIDPVADRLLANLIRYQGTNEPHFVHPLVTEKIVWGEYGSERGLVTGIYNGLLLNTVPEIPEGLRDKYPLRIDDEGFHFAGAAGGWNTRPAIQYVPRGRRPFGPYEFTLGGAVRLPDGAGAVGEGRVWLRLPEDRSRMVTTVWNPADVPLEIEIEVNGTRQPARIAAGATVEVETPLPRASRSLALVYRGDRRLVLLATDFQ; the protein is encoded by the coding sequence ATGATGGCGGTCGCCGGACTCCGGCAATCCGGGAAAGCTCAGCGTTGGAGCAGGTGGCGGCAGCTTCTGCTCGGCGCGCTGCTGCCGCTCGTCCCGACCGAGTCCGTAGCCCAGGGCCCGCTGCAGGTCCTCGCCTTCACCGACACCAGCAGCGTGCGGATCGAGGTGGAGGTGCCGAACGCGGCCACGCTCGTCGGGGCGGCGGTGAATGCCACGATCGTGAACGAGACCGATAGCACCCACCTCTGGTCGGGTGAGCTCGGACAGCTCGCGGTCGCTGAGGGAGACGTCGGGCGCCTTACGGCCCGCCTGGAAGGACTCGACCCGCTGCGCTGGAGCCCGGAGTCGCCCCATCTGTACCGGCTGACAGTCGAAGTGGCGCATGCGAGCACTACACTCCGAAGCACTGCGCGCATCGGGTTCAGGCGCTTCGAGGTGCGGGACGGCCGCTTCTTGCTCAACGGTCGCCCGGTCTTCCTGAAGGGCAACTCCATCAACCCGCCGGATCGCACGCTGCCAGATTCGCTCGACGAAAACCCTCGCTTCGCCCGCGAGTACCTGCAGGCGCTCAAGCGCAGCGGCGTCAACATCATCCGGCTGACCCGCCATTCCCAGGTCTGGTTCGACGTGGCAGACGAGGTCGGGATGCTGATCTTCCAGGGGCACTACGGCACTCCCGAAGGCGGCGGCGCCACCTATCCTCCGAGGCAGCCCCTCGAGCAGTCGCTGCAATGGTATCGCGAGGAGGTGTTCGAGCCCCTCGTCAACCATCCCAGCGTGGTGATCTACGTGCTCTCCAACGAGCAGGCGGCGCCGGAAATCTCCTACAAGAGCCGCGGGCACGAGGAGATTGAGCGCTTCCTCACCAATGTCTATCGCGAGCTGCGCCGGTGGGACGATACCCGGCCCTACATCGGGAACGCAGGGTACGGATTCGGCCGCTCGGGCGACGTCTGCGACCTCCACCGCTACTGGGGGTGGTACTACAACTCCTTCCTCAGTTACTACACGCTACGCGACCCACACGTCTGCTGGCGATCCGATCGGGTGCAGCCGATCACCCTGACCGAAGCGGTCGGCAACTACACCGGGGTGGACGGCCGCTTCAACTTGGTATCGCGCAGCAAGCAGCCCGACTCGCAGCTCAACTGGACAGGCCACGCCCCGGACAGCGAGCAGGCGGAGCGCGGGCTTGCGCACCAGGCTCTCGTCGCGAAGCAGGCGATCGAGATCACCCGCCGCCTGCGTGCCCGCAACCCCTACCTAGCCGGCATCATGCCCTTCTCCATCCCCTTCTACCGCTGGTGGGGGATACGGAGCTTCGCCGAGATGGGCTCGAAGCCGGTTCTGGACCAGTTCGCGGTCTCCTACCAGCCGGTGCTGCTGAGCTGGGAGCTGTGGACCCCCCAGGTCTATGCGGGCAGTACCCTCCGACCCGTGGCGCATGTGGTGAACGATGCGGAGAGCGGCGAGGGGCTCGACGACCTGGTGCTGCACTACGCCCTGGTGGACTCTGCCGGGACCAAGCGAGCCGAAGGACGCCTTCCCTTCCCTGACGTTGCCTACTACCAGGCGGTGGGAACCCGGCTGGAGATCCGGCTACCGGAGGATTTACCGACGGGCGAGTACATGCTCCGGGGGAGGCTCGAGCGGAACGCTGAGGTGATCTCGCGGAACGAGACCCCGATCTTCGTAGCCGGCCGTGACTTCGTGGGGGAGCCGGCGCGGATCGATCGAACGGTGGTGCTCTACGATCCGAGAGGCGCCACTGGCGCGGCGCTCCGCAACCTGGGCGTGCCGTTTCGCGCCGCCAGCGACCTCGCAGGGCTCGACCCGGAAGCGGATCTACTGGTGATCGGCGCCGAGGCCTGGGACGAGACCCTCGCCGATTCAGCCGAAGCTCTCCGAGCCTTCGTCGACGAGGGAGGGCGCGCGATCGTACTTCGGCAGTCAGCGGATCGCTTCGATCCGTCCTGGCTGCCCACCGCCGTGCGGTTGCAGACCGAGGAGCTGGATCACCCACTGGTTTATCCGGGAGGACGGCCATTCCGCAATGCGCTGGCGGTCAACCCGGAGCGGCTGGACCATCCGGTCTTCGACGGGATCGACCGGGATCGCTTGTACCTCTGGTCCGACTACACCGGCTGGGACGAAGGGCGCCCGGGCTTTCCCGCCGTCTACCCAGTGACATCGGGCTTTGTGCTGACCGATCGGGACCATCTGGCACACACCGCCGTGCTGGCCAACTACGACCACGGCCTGGAGGGGGTCGCGCTCGTCGAGATGTTCTCGGGTGAGGGGTCGGTCATTCTCTCCGGCTTCGACCTGGTGAACCGCAGCGGCATCGATCCGGTGGCCGATCGGCTGCTGGCGAACCTGATCCGCTACCAGGGAACGAACGAGCCGCATTTCGTCCATCCACTGGTGACCGAGAAGATAGTCTGGGGCGAGTACGGGTCGGAGCGTGGGCTGGTGACCGGGATCTACAACGGTTTGCTGTTGAACACGGTTCCCGAGATTCCGGAAGGCCTTCGCGACAAGTATCCGCTGCGCATCGACGACGAGGGTTTCCACTTCGCCGGCGCGGCGGGAGGCTGGAACACCCGTCCGGCGATCCAGTACGTGCCTCGCGGCCGGCGTCCGTTCGGTCCTTACGAGTTCACCCTCGGCGGCGCCGTGCGCCTCCCGGACGGTGCAGGGGCGGTGGGTGAAGGGCGTGTGTGGCTGCGCCTCCCTGAAGACCGCAGCCGCATGGTGACGACGGTCTGGAACCCGGCCGACGTGCCACTGGAGATCGAGATCGAGGTGAACGGGACGCGCCAGCCCGCACGCATCGCCGCAGGCGCGACGGTGGAAGTCGAAACTCCGCTGCCAAGGGCGTCGAGAAGCCTCGCGCTCGTTTATCGAGGCGACAGGCGACTGGTGTTGCTTGCGACAGACTTCCAGTAG
- a CDS encoding methyltransferase domain-containing protein translates to MHKNSRLLFEKYARDFFLPEHRVLEIGPDREPSTYRTIVGPTLAWDTLDFASRADVPLTYRTTDEYSFPVPDGAYDVVFAAQVIEHVRKIWRWMPELARVCAPGGLVIVINPVSWHYHESPVDCWRIYPEGMRALCDDAGLQVVLSEWECVELEKLARLSPRKLRKHRIMQRLSGVFGILNAGLKFPVEAAFDTITIARRPS, encoded by the coding sequence ATGCACAAGAACAGTCGTCTCCTCTTCGAGAAGTACGCACGCGATTTCTTTCTTCCCGAGCACCGGGTGCTGGAGATCGGGCCCGATCGGGAGCCCTCCACCTACCGCACCATCGTCGGGCCGACATTGGCCTGGGATACCCTCGACTTCGCCTCCCGCGCGGATGTGCCCCTCACCTACCGCACTACCGACGAGTATTCGTTCCCCGTGCCCGATGGCGCCTACGACGTGGTCTTCGCGGCTCAGGTGATCGAGCACGTACGGAAGATCTGGCGGTGGATGCCCGAGCTGGCACGCGTTTGCGCACCGGGCGGGCTGGTGATTGTCATCAACCCGGTCTCCTGGCATTACCACGAGTCGCCCGTGGACTGCTGGCGCATCTACCCGGAGGGGATGCGCGCCCTCTGTGACGACGCCGGCCTCCAAGTGGTCCTCTCCGAATGGGAGTGCGTGGAGCTGGAGAAGCTCGCCCGCCTTTCTCCTCGAAAGCTGCGGAAGCATCGGATCATGCAGCGGCTCTCCGGCGTGTTCGGAATCCTGAACGCCGGCCTGAAGTTTCCGGTGGAGGCGGCGTTCGACACCATCACCATCGCGCGGCGGCCATCCTGA
- the greA gene encoding transcription elongation factor GreA — MLEELKAKLEQEIERLTHELQVTLPRAIKTAVEHGDLRENSEYKSALERQQFVQARLNHLTRRMQELSKIDLTEIPLDRVGFGSRVTVQDLRTKEEEVYTLVFGDYIDIETGQISMASPLGQTLLGRQVGEEVTLQLPRGSRKLKITEVVTLPQMAGGEG, encoded by the coding sequence ATGCTGGAAGAGCTGAAAGCGAAGCTGGAACAAGAGATCGAACGGCTCACCCACGAGCTTCAGGTCACCCTCCCGCGCGCGATCAAGACCGCGGTAGAGCACGGGGACCTGCGGGAGAACTCGGAATACAAGTCCGCGCTCGAGCGGCAGCAGTTCGTGCAGGCACGACTGAACCACCTCACCCGGCGGATGCAGGAGCTCTCGAAAATCGACCTGACCGAGATCCCGCTGGACCGGGTCGGCTTCGGCTCCCGGGTGACTGTGCAGGACCTGCGGACGAAGGAGGAGGAGGTCTACACCCTGGTCTTCGGCGATTACATCGACATCGAGACCGGCCAGATCTCCATGGCCTCGCCACTGGGGCAGACCCTGCTGGGGAGACAGGTGGGAGAGGAGGTGACCCTGCAACTCCCCCGGGGCTCCCGCAAGCTGAAGATCACCGAAGTGGTGACGCTGCCGCAGATGGCGGGAGGGGAGGGGTAA